A portion of the Chondrinema litorale genome contains these proteins:
- the serA gene encoding phosphoglycerate dehydrogenase, with protein sequence MKRKKYFIIDFDSTFTKVEALDELCEIALVGRPDKDAIVGKVREITDKAMEGSISFADALEQRVNLLEANSSHLPLLVSKLKTKVSDSIVRNEAFFRQNGDDVIIMSNGFKDFIVPIVTEYGVLESNVYANSFTFDEEGNINGFDRNNPLAGDNGKVKLMKELKLDGDVFVIGDGYTDYQIREAGLANQFYAFTENVNREQVASKADHIAPSFDEVLYVNKLPMAISYPKNRINVLLLENIHEKGRDIFVREGYQVETVSSAMDEDELCEAIKDVSILGIRSKTNLTKKVLENANRLMAVGAFCIGTNQIDLEACLDKGIAVFNAPFSNTRSVVELAIGEIIMLLRNLPDKMASMHKGSWDKSAKDSYEVRGKKLGIVGYGNIGSQLSVLAESMGMDVYYYDMVEKLALGNATKCYSLKELLNTVDIVSLHVDGRLENKMVFGKEEFDQMKEGSYFLNLSRGFVVDIPYLVEKLKSGWIKGAGVDVFPKEPKSNNEEFDSELRNLPNLILTPHIGGSTLEAQENIADFVPSKIIEYVNTGNTFNSVNFPNLQLPKLTNAHRLLHIHKNVSGVMAKINSVLAKHEINIVGQYLKTNEQVGYVITDIDKKYHRDVIKDLKAIENTIKFRILY encoded by the coding sequence ATGAAGAGGAAGAAATATTTTATTATTGACTTTGACAGCACATTCACTAAAGTAGAAGCACTTGACGAATTATGTGAGATTGCCTTAGTTGGTAGGCCAGACAAAGATGCTATTGTAGGAAAGGTAAGAGAAATTACCGACAAAGCTATGGAAGGCAGTATCTCATTTGCTGATGCTTTAGAACAAAGAGTAAATCTTTTAGAAGCGAACTCATCGCATTTACCATTATTGGTTAGTAAACTCAAAACCAAGGTATCTGACTCTATAGTAAGGAACGAAGCCTTCTTTAGACAAAATGGAGATGATGTAATAATTATGTCCAATGGTTTTAAAGATTTTATTGTTCCGATAGTAACAGAGTACGGCGTTCTCGAATCTAATGTTTATGCAAACTCATTTACATTCGATGAAGAAGGAAATATTAATGGTTTCGATAGAAACAATCCTTTAGCTGGAGATAATGGAAAAGTGAAGTTGATGAAAGAGCTTAAGCTTGATGGAGATGTGTTTGTAATTGGAGATGGCTATACTGATTATCAAATTAGAGAAGCTGGCTTGGCTAATCAGTTTTATGCATTTACCGAGAATGTAAACAGAGAACAAGTTGCCAGTAAGGCAGATCACATTGCACCAAGTTTCGACGAAGTGCTATATGTGAATAAACTTCCAATGGCGATCTCTTATCCTAAAAACAGAATTAATGTTCTTTTACTAGAAAATATTCATGAAAAGGGAAGAGATATTTTTGTTCGAGAAGGATACCAGGTAGAAACTGTTAGCAGCGCTATGGACGAAGATGAACTTTGTGAAGCGATTAAGGATGTATCTATTCTTGGTATTAGATCTAAAACCAATCTTACTAAAAAAGTATTAGAGAATGCCAATAGACTAATGGCAGTTGGTGCTTTTTGTATTGGTACAAATCAAATTGATCTAGAAGCATGTCTAGATAAAGGTATTGCTGTATTTAATGCACCATTTAGTAATACTAGAAGTGTAGTAGAGTTGGCGATTGGCGAGATAATTATGTTGCTAAGAAATCTGCCAGACAAAATGGCTTCTATGCACAAAGGCAGTTGGGATAAATCTGCAAAAGATTCTTACGAAGTAAGAGGCAAGAAGCTTGGTATCGTGGGTTATGGAAATATCGGTTCGCAGCTTTCTGTGTTGGCAGAGAGTATGGGTATGGATGTTTACTATTACGATATGGTTGAAAAGCTTGCTTTAGGTAATGCAACTAAGTGTTATTCTTTAAAAGAGTTATTAAATACTGTTGATATTGTTTCTTTACACGTAGATGGTAGATTAGAAAATAAGATGGTATTTGGTAAAGAAGAGTTCGACCAAATGAAAGAAGGCTCTTATTTCTTAAACCTTTCTCGTGGCTTTGTAGTGGATATTCCTTATTTGGTTGAAAAACTAAAAAGCGGCTGGATAAAAGGTGCTGGGGTAGATGTATTCCCGAAAGAGCCTAAGAGTAACAATGAAGAGTTTGATTCTGAATTGAGAAATTTACCAAACTTAATTCTTACTCCACACATCGGTGGTAGTACTTTAGAAGCACAAGAAAACATTGCTGACTTTGTGCCAAGCAAAATAATTGAATATGTAAATACAGGTAACACATTTAACAGTGTGAACTTCCCTAATTTACAGTTACCTAAGTTAACCAATGCTCACAGACTATTGCACATCCATAAAAATGTGTCTGGTGTAATGGCAAAAATTAACTCAGTATTAGCTAAGCACGAAATAAACATTGTTGGACAATATCTAAAAACCAATGAGCAAGTTGGTTATGTAATTACCGACATAGATAAAAAATATCATCGTGATGTAATCAAAGACCTGAAGGCAATCGAAAACACTATTAAATTCAGGATTTTATACTAA
- a CDS encoding DUF819 domain-containing protein: MEGQEVLFTNDAIVLGILLVILALVLITSSSENKFWQTFYKYFPPILACYFFPAIFNSLGIISGEDSNLYFVSSRYLLPASLVLLCVSIDFKGIMNLGPKAIIMFFAATLGIIIGGPIALIIVGVFDPELAGGEGPNAVWRGLATVAGSWIGGGANQTAMKEIYGASDNLFASMLLVDVIVANIWMGFLLYGATISDRIDKWLKADNSAIDDLRIRVENYRDSISKMPTLKDTMLVLAVGFGATAIAHWLSDIVTPFMENYSDTLKSLNLTSLLSGFFWLVVIATTIGLALSFTKLKKIEGVGASRFGSVFIYVLVATIGMKMNIGEILNNLGLFAIGIIWMIIHVLVLLVTAKIIKAPFFFVAVGSQANVGGAASAPVVAAAFSPALAAVGVLMAVLGYALGTYGAIICAELMQLVSP, translated from the coding sequence ATGGAAGGGCAAGAAGTTTTATTCACCAACGATGCAATTGTACTCGGAATTTTATTGGTAATTCTAGCATTGGTGTTAATTACATCCTCAAGTGAAAATAAATTTTGGCAAACATTTTATAAGTATTTCCCTCCAATTTTAGCCTGTTACTTTTTTCCTGCAATTTTTAATAGTCTAGGTATTATTTCTGGTGAAGATTCTAATTTATACTTTGTGTCTTCTAGGTATTTACTGCCAGCCAGTTTAGTACTTTTGTGTGTAAGTATAGATTTTAAAGGTATAATGAACCTAGGGCCGAAAGCAATTATTATGTTTTTTGCTGCCACTTTGGGAATTATAATTGGCGGACCAATAGCCTTAATAATTGTAGGAGTATTTGACCCTGAATTAGCTGGTGGTGAAGGCCCTAATGCTGTATGGAGAGGCTTGGCAACAGTTGCCGGAAGTTGGATTGGTGGTGGAGCCAACCAAACAGCAATGAAAGAAATTTATGGAGCAAGCGATAATTTGTTTGCATCTATGCTTTTGGTGGATGTGATCGTAGCAAATATCTGGATGGGCTTTTTGCTTTATGGAGCAACTATTTCAGATAGGATAGATAAATGGCTTAAAGCCGACAATTCTGCTATTGACGACTTAAGAATTAGAGTAGAAAACTACAGAGATAGCATTTCAAAAATGCCTACGCTAAAAGATACTATGTTGGTATTAGCAGTAGGTTTTGGTGCAACTGCAATAGCCCATTGGTTATCTGATATTGTAACTCCGTTTATGGAGAACTACAGTGATACATTAAAAAGCTTAAACCTCACATCACTTTTATCTGGGTTTTTCTGGTTAGTTGTAATTGCTACAACAATTGGTTTAGCACTATCTTTTACAAAGCTTAAAAAGATAGAAGGAGTAGGGGCTTCCAGATTTGGCAGTGTGTTTATTTATGTATTAGTAGCTACTATTGGTATGAAAATGAACATAGGTGAGATATTAAACAATCTTGGCTTATTTGCAATTGGAATTATTTGGATGATTATCCACGTTTTGGTGTTGTTAGTTACTGCCAAAATTATAAAAGCTCCTTTCTTCTTTGTAGCAGTAGGAAGCCAAGCAAATGTGGGTGGAGCAGCTTCTGCACCAGTTGTTGCTGCTGCATTTAGCCCTGCTTTGGCAGCAGTAGGAGTGTTAATGGCTGTATTAGGTTATGCTTTGGGTACGTACGGTGCAATTATTTGTGCAGAATTGATGCAACTTGTAAGTCCTTAA
- a CDS encoding RagB/SusD family nutrient uptake outer membrane protein, translating into MDFLRRQFFIFSFIFFVFSCSDEDYLPQHYLVSDLNLKEYSFSDEAEMNELRSIIFDELARNITSEHYLLIQNLPSLAVTAGSKNADEIALDQYNWSADNYSFQVVWEDMYKAISHLNSIIESLDYKSVKQYAFARQLYLEACYLRAFYYFELAVMYGNVPVLNEKINSKSDFENVNVVSVDNQDYLWETIFSDLNHALELKEGSVSASTTQYKVSGHWAVKALLGKVYLYRSSKGIADEWQLAFKQFNDIINSGKFILEKNYANLFEENLAVGVEAIVKTSYYLELTKKSDLGAVFVIPSNEFISMLGDVDSRKSAVLSYDQGKWYYKKYNPLISSTSNSLIYVSRLADVWLMQSECLNHISSQDRSRLTGINLVRERSGQSPLEKNTLTSTEFVELLQIEKEKEFVLEARSLFDYRRWGADFIQKQFPELTISEKHLLFPIPETVLQDEFFSKWNLKQNKGY; encoded by the coding sequence ATGGATTTTTTGAGAAGGCAATTTTTTATTTTCAGCTTTATTTTTTTTGTATTTTCGTGTAGTGATGAGGATTACCTGCCACAGCACTATCTTGTTTCAGATTTAAATCTTAAAGAATATTCTTTTTCTGATGAAGCTGAGATGAATGAGTTAAGAAGTATCATCTTTGATGAACTTGCAAGAAACATTACTAGTGAGCATTATCTATTGATTCAAAATCTACCTTCGCTTGCTGTAACCGCTGGCAGCAAAAATGCTGATGAAATTGCTTTAGATCAATACAATTGGTCAGCTGATAATTATTCTTTCCAAGTGGTATGGGAAGATATGTATAAGGCAATATCACATCTTAATAGCATTATAGAAAGTCTGGATTATAAAAGTGTAAAACAGTATGCCTTTGCTAGGCAGTTGTACTTAGAAGCCTGTTATTTAAGAGCATTTTATTATTTCGAGTTAGCAGTGATGTATGGTAACGTGCCAGTATTAAATGAAAAAATTAATAGTAAATCAGATTTTGAGAATGTTAATGTGGTAAGTGTAGATAATCAAGACTATCTATGGGAAACTATTTTTAGTGATTTAAACCATGCTCTAGAATTAAAAGAAGGATCTGTTTCGGCTAGTACAACACAATACAAAGTATCAGGTCATTGGGCTGTAAAAGCATTATTAGGTAAGGTTTATTTATACCGATCTTCCAAAGGAATCGCCGATGAATGGCAGTTAGCTTTTAAACAGTTTAATGACATTATAAATAGTGGTAAGTTTATTTTGGAAAAAAACTATGCGAATTTATTTGAGGAAAATTTAGCCGTTGGTGTTGAGGCCATTGTAAAAACAAGTTACTATTTAGAGTTAACAAAGAAAAGCGATCTGGGAGCTGTATTTGTAATTCCTTCAAATGAATTTATTTCTATGTTAGGTGATGTTGATAGTAGGAAAAGTGCTGTACTAAGTTATGATCAAGGTAAATGGTATTATAAAAAATATAATCCGCTAATAAGCTCTACTTCAAATTCATTAATTTATGTTTCTAGGTTGGCAGATGTATGGTTGATGCAGTCTGAATGCTTAAATCATATTTCGTCTCAAGATAGATCAAGATTAACAGGTATTAATCTTGTAAGAGAAAGAAGTGGACAATCTCCATTAGAAAAAAATACTTTAACTTCCACTGAATTTGTAGAGCTACTACAAATTGAAAAGGAGAAAGAGTTTGTATTAGAAGCAAGAAGCCTGTTTGATTATAGAAGGTGGGGAGCAGACTTTATACAAAAGCAATTTCCTGAGTTAACCATATCTGAAAAACACTTGCTTTTTCCCATTCCAGAAACAGTCTTACAAGACGAATTCTTCTCAAAGTGGAATCTTAAGCAAAACAAAGGTTACTAA
- a CDS encoding toll/interleukin-1 receptor domain-containing protein, whose amino-acid sequence MKLLDRITVYHLDEEKQIELYKGDLTAIPQDKAVDVLVISAYPNRYEPDPNSLVKCLLEKNVNVKEIAKDKAVDLRQNFSCWLSKEISGQNFKKILCFEPLTRGNPSELVGEIFQSLMPFVFVPPGIKSIAMPLVTSGNQGFAPESILEPLIDAAANWLTMGMPVERISIVEIDENKSNELLRIFKEIKHKYDQKNSKKQNRIFKYDLFISYSHKNDKEITEIVNMLLKLKPDIKVFLDKKDLDTGSGWQQELYDALDNCRRVIAFLSAPYIDSKVCKEEFNIAVFRHREEEEIEPVLVPIYLYSAELPTYMKLIQFSDCREASIEKLADVCKEIVDSLTK is encoded by the coding sequence ATGAAACTACTGGACAGAATCACTGTTTACCATCTAGACGAAGAAAAGCAAATTGAGCTTTATAAGGGCGATTTAACTGCAATCCCTCAAGATAAAGCTGTTGATGTACTGGTTATTTCGGCCTATCCTAACAGATACGAGCCAGACCCTAATTCATTAGTTAAGTGCCTGCTCGAAAAAAATGTAAATGTAAAAGAAATTGCAAAAGATAAAGCTGTAGACTTAAGACAAAACTTTTCTTGTTGGCTTTCTAAAGAAATAAGTGGACAAAATTTCAAGAAAATTCTTTGCTTTGAACCTTTAACAAGAGGTAATCCCAGTGAGCTTGTGGGAGAAATATTTCAAAGTTTAATGCCTTTTGTTTTTGTTCCTCCTGGAATAAAATCAATTGCCATGCCTTTGGTTACTTCTGGCAATCAAGGATTCGCGCCCGAAAGTATTCTTGAACCTTTAATAGATGCTGCTGCAAACTGGCTAACCATGGGTATGCCTGTTGAAAGAATCAGCATTGTTGAGATTGATGAAAATAAATCCAACGAACTTCTTAGAATATTTAAAGAAATAAAACATAAGTATGATCAGAAAAACAGCAAAAAGCAAAATAGAATTTTTAAATACGATCTATTTATAAGTTACTCACACAAAAATGATAAAGAGATAACTGAAATAGTAAATATGCTATTAAAACTCAAACCTGACATCAAAGTCTTCCTAGATAAAAAGGATTTAGATACTGGTTCAGGTTGGCAACAAGAACTTTATGATGCACTAGATAACTGCAGAAGAGTAATTGCATTTTTGTCTGCTCCATATATTGATTCCAAAGTTTGTAAAGAAGAATTTAACATAGCTGTTTTCAGGCACAGAGAAGAAGAAGAAATAGAGCCTGTATTAGTTCCCATATACCTTTATTCAGCAGAGCTTCCTACCTATATGAAGCTAATCCAATTTTCAGATTGTAGAGAAGCCAGCATAGAAAAATTAGCTGATGTATGTAAAGAAATTGTTGATTCTTTAACGAAATGA
- the ispE gene encoding 4-(cytidine 5'-diphospho)-2-C-methyl-D-erythritol kinase, translating to MLVFPNAKINLGLNILNKRPDGYHNIASCFYPVEWCDVLEIVHSDKLEVSLTGIPIPGNKDQNLIVSAYHLIKQDFDISPVKIHLHKVIPIGAGLGGGSADCAFAIKVYNELFKLDLSTQQMEEYAGKLGSDCPFFIENKPVNVSGTGNIFEKTELSLAGKHILLVYPDLHISTVHAYSGVLPNEPQIKNADILNQPIKNWKDNLVNDFERSVFPQFPATEKLKSSMYEHHAIYVSMTGSGSAVYGIFEEKPDIQFPKNYQVFHSELK from the coding sequence ATGCTGGTATTTCCAAACGCGAAGATCAATCTGGGACTGAACATTCTTAATAAAAGACCTGATGGCTACCATAATATTGCCTCTTGCTTTTATCCGGTAGAATGGTGCGATGTTTTGGAAATTGTTCATTCTGATAAATTAGAAGTAAGCTTAACAGGTATTCCAATTCCAGGTAATAAAGATCAAAACCTGATAGTATCGGCATATCACTTAATCAAACAAGATTTTGATATTTCTCCTGTAAAAATCCATTTACATAAAGTAATTCCTATTGGTGCGGGTTTAGGTGGAGGCTCAGCAGACTGTGCTTTTGCTATTAAAGTTTACAACGAACTTTTCAAGCTCGATCTTTCTACTCAACAAATGGAAGAGTATGCTGGCAAATTAGGAAGCGACTGCCCTTTCTTTATAGAAAACAAACCAGTTAATGTGAGTGGCACAGGAAACATTTTCGAAAAAACTGAACTTAGTCTCGCCGGTAAGCACATTTTATTAGTGTATCCAGATTTGCATATTTCAACAGTGCATGCTTATAGTGGAGTTCTTCCAAATGAACCACAAATTAAAAACGCCGATATTCTGAATCAGCCAATAAAAAACTGGAAAGATAATTTGGTAAATGATTTTGAAAGAAGTGTTTTCCCGCAGTTCCCTGCAACAGAAAAGCTAAAAAGTAGCATGTACGAACACCATGCGATATATGTTTCTATGACAGGTTCTGGCTCTGCAGTTTATGGAATTTTTGAAGAAAAACCTGATATTCAATTTCCAAAAAACTATCAGGTTTTCCATTCAGAATTAAAGTAG
- the pnuC gene encoding nicotinamide riboside transporter PnuC codes for MLELITNYIIDNPIEAISAVFGIVCVYLNAKENIWGWPIGIINVAMAIYIFLQQRLYGDMGLHVIYVILGFYGWYNWLYGGKEHSELKVTWSSSSNLMLMLVIGVVGTVGLGYFLSNYTDADLPFWDSFTTVFSLIAQYQLTKKYLENWIVWIIVDLICVFLYFYKGIYIYSFLYVVYLALATMGFFNWKKSMQSDLAYK; via the coding sequence ATGCTTGAATTAATCACAAACTATATAATAGACAATCCCATTGAAGCCATAAGTGCTGTATTTGGGATTGTTTGTGTTTATTTAAATGCCAAAGAAAATATTTGGGGTTGGCCAATTGGAATTATAAATGTTGCCATGGCAATTTATATCTTTTTACAACAGAGGTTGTATGGAGATATGGGCTTGCACGTGATCTATGTAATTCTGGGATTTTATGGCTGGTATAATTGGCTATATGGAGGCAAAGAACATAGTGAATTAAAAGTAACTTGGTCTTCATCTTCTAACCTGATGTTAATGTTGGTAATTGGTGTTGTAGGTACAGTAGGGTTGGGGTATTTCCTTTCAAATTATACCGATGCAGATTTACCTTTCTGGGATTCTTTTACTACGGTTTTTAGTTTAATAGCGCAGTATCAGCTCACTAAAAAATATCTCGAAAACTGGATAGTTTGGATAATAGTAGACCTTATTTGTGTATTTCTTTATTTCTACAAAGGTATTTACATATACAGTTTCTTGTATGTTGTGTATCTCGCGTTGGCTACAATGGGTTTCTTCAATTGGAAGAAATCTATGCAATCAGACTTAGCCTACAAATAA
- a CDS encoding tryptophan 2,3-dioxygenase family protein produces the protein MENSELHSDEQKKIEEQLAKLKEKYDVMGQDLSSYLDGLLYANYLNYWDYIHLDTLLSLQNPKTDFPDENIFIIYHQITELYFKLILQEMEQIANRKQIDEAFFLTRLQRINRYFKHLVDSFEIMVDGMDKDEFLKFRMSLLPASGFQSAQFRMIEICATDLPHLLAKEYQEQTTPATPIAEMMQHLYWKEGATELATGKKTLTLKKFEQKYMPTMTRLAKDRQNSNLWAIYKNHFYQAFNNREIVDALKTFDVMANVNWRLSHFKSAVRYLQRDPDVISATGGTNWQKYLPPRFQMQIFYPELWTNEEKDNWGKGFIKELLS, from the coding sequence ATGGAAAATTCTGAATTACACAGCGACGAACAAAAGAAAATTGAGGAACAACTGGCCAAACTAAAAGAGAAATACGATGTAATGGGCCAGGATTTATCTTCTTACCTCGACGGACTACTTTATGCCAATTATCTAAATTATTGGGATTACATCCATCTTGACACCTTACTTTCTCTACAAAACCCTAAAACCGATTTTCCAGACGAAAATATTTTCATCATATACCATCAAATAACAGAATTATACTTTAAACTGATTCTGCAAGAGATGGAACAAATCGCCAACCGCAAACAAATAGATGAAGCATTTTTTTTAACTCGACTGCAAAGAATTAATCGCTACTTTAAGCATTTGGTAGATTCTTTTGAAATTATGGTAGATGGTATGGATAAAGACGAATTTCTCAAATTCAGAATGTCTTTGCTACCTGCTAGTGGTTTTCAATCTGCACAATTTCGCATGATAGAAATTTGTGCTACTGACCTGCCTCATTTACTCGCTAAAGAATATCAAGAGCAAACTACGCCTGCTACTCCTATTGCTGAAATGATGCAACATCTTTACTGGAAAGAAGGAGCAACTGAATTAGCTACAGGTAAAAAAACATTAACGCTTAAAAAGTTTGAGCAAAAATATATGCCAACAATGACAAGACTGGCAAAAGACAGACAAAACTCTAACCTTTGGGCGATTTACAAAAACCACTTTTACCAAGCTTTTAACAACCGTGAGATTGTTGACGCATTGAAAACTTTTGATGTTATGGCAAATGTAAATTGGCGACTATCGCACTTTAAATCGGCTGTTAGATACTTGCAAAGAGACCCAGATGTAATTTCTGCAACAGGGGGAACAAACTGGCAAAAATACTTGCCTCCAAGGTTTCAAATGCAGATATTTTATCCTGAGCTTTGGACTAACGAAGAGAAAGATAATTGGGGTAAAGGATTTATTAAAGAATTACTCTCTTAA
- a CDS encoding M20/M25/M40 family metallo-hydrolase, whose translation MKTILLFGLLWLYITTSINAQEIINRDAEIAKMVSEISAENIEANVRKLVTFGTRHTLSDTKSKDKGVGAARIWVKSQFDLYAEESGGRFTAEIDEYTIEADGRRIPEEALSANVVGVLKGTNPDDDRVFLITGHLDSRATDVMDTEIDAPGANDDGSGVAVVMELARIMSKREFPSTIIFMAVTGEEQGLYGAGYMADKLLADSTNLVAVVNNDMVGNSTSSGTNLLDNTQVRVFSEGVPAFETEEMERMRRYTSAENDSKSRQLARYIKEVGERYVDQLEVKLVYRNDRFLRGGDHTPFARKGFTAVRMCEMNENYYHQHQTVRKEDGIQYGDLPEFMDFEYARKNAGVNLATLANLAWAPASPENVGVDVSGLSNSTRLVWDDPQIGKKPKGYYVLMRETYQPLWEKKFYVEGNEAVIPYSKDNYFFAVQAVDEEGHESLAIFPVPKR comes from the coding sequence ATGAAGACAATTTTACTGTTTGGTCTACTCTGGTTATACATTACTACATCAATCAATGCTCAAGAAATTATTAATAGGGATGCTGAAATAGCTAAAATGGTTTCTGAAATCTCGGCAGAGAATATTGAAGCCAATGTGAGAAAACTAGTAACTTTTGGTACCAGACATACTTTAAGTGATACAAAAAGCAAGGATAAAGGTGTTGGTGCTGCAAGAATATGGGTGAAAAGTCAGTTTGATCTTTATGCCGAAGAATCTGGTGGAAGATTTACCGCAGAAATTGATGAATATACCATTGAGGCTGATGGTAGAAGAATTCCAGAAGAAGCTTTATCAGCCAACGTAGTTGGGGTTTTAAAAGGTACTAATCCCGACGATGACCGAGTGTTTTTAATTACAGGGCATTTGGACTCGCGAGCTACAGATGTAATGGATACAGAAATAGACGCGCCAGGTGCGAATGATGATGGTTCTGGTGTGGCAGTTGTAATGGAATTAGCCAGAATTATGAGTAAAAGAGAGTTTCCTTCAACAATTATATTTATGGCGGTAACAGGTGAGGAGCAAGGCTTATATGGAGCTGGTTACATGGCAGATAAGTTATTGGCAGATAGTACAAACTTAGTTGCTGTAGTTAATAACGATATGGTAGGAAATAGCACTTCTAGTGGAACAAATTTGCTAGATAATACGCAAGTGAGAGTTTTTAGTGAGGGTGTGCCTGCATTTGAAACAGAAGAAATGGAGCGAATGAGAAGATATACAAGTGCAGAAAACGATAGTAAATCTCGACAATTGGCAAGATATATTAAAGAAGTGGGAGAAAGATATGTAGATCAGCTGGAAGTAAAATTGGTTTATAGAAATGACCGATTTTTGCGCGGAGGAGATCATACACCTTTTGCCAGAAAAGGATTTACAGCAGTTCGTATGTGTGAGATGAATGAAAATTATTATCATCAACACCAAACTGTAAGAAAAGAAGATGGCATACAGTATGGCGATTTACCAGAGTTTATGGATTTTGAATATGCCAGAAAAAATGCTGGAGTAAATTTGGCAACACTGGCTAACTTAGCTTGGGCACCAGCTTCACCAGAAAATGTAGGGGTAGATGTTTCTGGTTTAAGTAATAGCACAAGACTAGTTTGGGACGATCCTCAAATAGGTAAGAAACCTAAAGGATATTATGTTTTGATGCGTGAAACATATCAGCCTTTGTGGGAGAAGAAATTTTATGTTGAAGGTAACGAAGCTGTTATACCTTACTCAAAAGACAATTACTTTTTTGCGGTTCAAGCAGTAGATGAAGAAGGGCATGAAAGTTTAGCTATTTTTCCAGTTCCCAAAAGGTGA
- a CDS encoding type IX secretion system plug protein domain-containing protein: MNLKSLIFLLILYLNFNLSGYAQEWKKFMGEIGDKALKNEDWVYEDYIRTVKLYNAITTSDGLLTQPIVSINGQGSLTLEFDDIIEDSDSYYVKLIHCNRDWTESRYRPIEYLSSYNEFNITDFDFSISTKVPYVHYTFTVPSVKVSGNYLLVVYRGGDEDDFILTKRFIVYEESASVSAEVIDMLGSGDALSKQRVTFTVNYGGLTLDRPSESVLATVRKNFRWETAIIDLKPLYVKQNSGELDFNYFNEENTFMGGNEFRFFDTGYEKAGLNVMDVRRMDDLNIIYLNHDKSREDRVFNSQKVQTDINGRFVIGAQAGNADEPEIEADYNEVNFVLESGNPYDGDVYVIGSFNDWQLKKENKLFYEASSGSYKGSLLLKQGRYDYLYTVYKNQKLNDSIIENSYNRTENEYDVIVYYKAITGKGDRVIAYTTVSISK; this comes from the coding sequence ATGAACCTTAAAAGCCTGATTTTTTTACTGATTCTATACCTTAACTTCAATTTGAGTGGATATGCTCAAGAGTGGAAAAAGTTTATGGGTGAGATAGGAGATAAAGCCCTAAAGAACGAAGACTGGGTTTACGAAGATTATATAAGAACAGTAAAATTATATAATGCTATTACAACCAGTGATGGCTTACTTACTCAGCCTATAGTCTCAATTAATGGCCAAGGTAGTCTCACACTAGAATTTGACGATATTATTGAAGATTCAGACAGTTACTATGTAAAACTGATACATTGCAACAGAGACTGGACAGAATCGCGATACAGACCAATTGAATATTTGAGTTCTTACAATGAGTTTAATATTACCGATTTCGATTTCTCTATCAGTACAAAAGTTCCTTATGTACATTATACTTTTACAGTGCCTAGTGTAAAAGTTTCTGGTAATTATTTATTAGTGGTTTACCGAGGTGGAGATGAAGATGACTTTATTCTCACAAAAAGATTTATTGTTTATGAAGAGTCTGCTTCAGTGAGTGCAGAAGTTATTGATATGCTTGGCTCAGGTGATGCACTTAGCAAGCAAAGAGTAACCTTTACTGTAAACTATGGTGGACTAACACTCGACAGACCATCGGAGAGTGTTTTGGCTACAGTAAGAAAGAATTTTAGATGGGAAACTGCTATAATAGATTTAAAACCATTGTATGTTAAGCAAAATAGTGGCGAGTTAGATTTTAACTATTTTAATGAAGAAAATACCTTTATGGGCGGAAACGAATTTCGCTTTTTTGATACTGGTTATGAAAAAGCTGGTTTAAATGTAATGGACGTTAGGCGGATGGATGATTTGAATATTATATATTTAAACCATGATAAGAGCAGAGAGGATAGGGTATTTAACTCTCAAAAAGTACAGACCGATATTAATGGTAGATTTGTAATAGGTGCACAAGCAGGCAATGCTGACGAACCAGAAATTGAGGCAGATTACAACGAAGTAAACTTTGTGTTGGAATCGGGTAATCCGTACGATGGTGATGTATATGTAATTGGAAGCTTTAACGACTGGCAATTGAAAAAGGAAAACAAGCTTTTTTATGAAGCTTCTTCTGGTTCTTACAAAGGTAGTTTGTTGCTAAAGCAAGGTAGATACGACTATTTGTACACCGTTTATAAAAATCAAAAACTGAATGATTCAATTATTGAAAATAGCTATAACCGAACTGAGAATGAGTATGATGTAATTGTTTATTACAAAGCAATTACTGGAAAAGGAGATAGAGTAATAGCTTATACAACAGTTTCAATAAGCAAATAA